Sequence from the Nymphaea colorata isolate Beijing-Zhang1983 chromosome 9, ASM883128v2, whole genome shotgun sequence genome:
CCAAACCTTAGCACAAATTCATTGTGTACAGGCTCCTGTGCATGTCAAGTACCTCCAAAAGTGGGCCGGGGTACACTTGGCCTTTTCTTAAAGGCTATGCACCGTGCATGGCGAACAAGCTCTCCAAGGCTGCATTTCAGAATAGGTGAGTTTCACATTTAATGCTGTTTCTgatttcagatttaaaaaacTGTGAATATCAGATCAGAACCAGTTGGGATCTCAGATccataattttttcaatgtaaaaaagaTTTGCGTCTGAAATTTGCCATTTGTTTAAACAGCGGAATGTCTCGTGCAATGCTGATCTCACAGCATCAATCTATTATTAGATttgcaaatataaaatagatgactaaaaattgaaaatctgttgttaaaaaaataatcgGTACAGAAGCATTAGTGACAATTGGTGGTGCCGGAACaatttatttataataaaatagGAATCCAATCTGATACAATTTCCTAATTTCATGTTTATTTCTCTTCCAGATTTGTTCTTTTCAACAGGACCCAGCTACAGCTAACAATCGAGAATCAAAGTCTTTCTTACAAGAACGAAGAAGTTTCAAAAGTTCCTTGCTACGATAAAAGCCAAGCTCTAAACTTGGCAGGGTATTCCACCCCATGAGCCAGAAAGTTTTAGCCACGGGGCACTTGCATTGGTGACACAAATCTGGTGTCTGCATATAACTTTAGAATTATAGCAATGTAATTTTGATGGGTaggtgtgggcagtggcctaCCCCAGCCAACAAGTAACCCCGCTATTGACCCCATCCCTTCATAGCAAACATTTGATAGGAATTCTAAGAATCTGGCGTTATATGCAAGCAGATCAAATGTCAATCCGTTACAATCGAATATCGAACTCGAATTGAATCCAGGTATGAggggggctgaattaaagtttctaaattttgataaaaattaaaatattatttttgatataagacaaatgaaatttttttaaaacttacgtgtaaattaaaaaaaaaaatattttgaggtggggctaggAGCCCCCATGCTCCGCCCCTTCCTAATTTGAACAATTGAGTCAAGATCTTTTCCAATTATACGCCAACTGGAAAGTTCAACATAAAAATCCAAGAAGATATATCTCATGAACAATTAGTCATAATCTAATGAAACAATCAGGCGTGGGTTTTGAGTCAACTGTCCAGCAATCACATGGGCCACCACTCATAAAGTTGGATTTAGCACTCCCACTTGTCGCCCAAAGATAACTCTAAACGTCGCCGTTACAAGTGTTGCGTGCAAGGAACAAATGTAGGCCCATGTGGTGGACAACTTCCCGCTGCCCCTTATGCTTCAATCATTCTattctcttcctcattttttttttttttacctgcaccaacttatctttttatttatccatgtcaaaagtttttttcgtttttattttACCACGCTCAGTTGAGCAACTATCGCCAATGATAATTTTAATTTTGCCCATCCAATGGACCTTAGTAGACTGGTTTCGTTTCctaattaataataataattgaaaaGTCCAATGCgtctttaaaaaaagaaaaaaaataaatgacatttttctATAATGAAACCGCTTGTCTCTTTTGAGAAGTATTTCTCGATGCAATGCTGTTGGGAGATGGTCTCCCTATCATCAATAAAAGAGATTGCTTTCAAGAGGTATTTCAAACTCTTCTTTCATGCTTGATTTTCACCGTTTAATCTCATTAGAATCCGTGaccaaaatttaaaactttgtcGCTGAAAAACAATCACTGAGTTGGTATTAGACACGATTTATGATGCGGTGATGGTTTCTGGTGGTTTATTTTAGTTGatgaatttataaattttaatcaCTTGGCGTATGATTtcattgactatatatatatattttgaccATATTGAAATTCGATGCATTGATCGAGCGGCATGCCCTGAGAAGCCTGTGGATTTCTCCATCTAAACATGAACAAAGAAACCTACAAATCATATATCTATAAATGCACCAAACCGTATGCTTTGCAAAGCCAGCGGATTTTCTCTATTTAAACTaaatgaagatatatatatatatatatatattaaatgctAGAAACTGACACTAGATCACCTGCATATTTGGAAAGAGAGCATTATCACCGTTGTTTTGTGCATTGCCATGAATTCCTCCACATGCGTGTGAAATCCTCAAATTATAGGACATCGGTCCCCACAATGCAAACCTTCTAGGTCAGATCTCGTTGGTAATCAGATTTGGGCAAGGAcgcaaataaacaaaaaaggaaaaaaagaaaaaattattgtttttttctgtcAAGTTTATTATGCATGCTATTAGTTAGATATATTTAAATAGTGGTCGGATGATTAAAATTGAAAAGTTCaattctaaaatgaaaaaaaaacactataaaCTGTCACTGCACCTTAATTCATCACTAATGCCGATGTTGTGATTGTTTTtagtaacaaaaaaataaaaatttgagcGGTGTTCACAAATTTATACAAGTATACATATAGAAAATCTGTAGCAAATTGATGTGCATGTCAAATTTATGTCTAAAAGACGGCTATAAATATCTTGTCCACATGAGTCCATATTTTGGCTAACCTACAAAAAGAATATCATTCGCACACATGCCCAAACATTAAAGATATATGAATGTATCGGATTTAAGTCTGCGCCAACTGCCATCTCAGGATCAGAACCAGATGTAAAATATGAATATGCAAGATAAATACTGATCATGAATGCCCATTGATTTCAGACACCAGTCAGATTCAGTAACAAGATCCTGtattaatttcaaatccaaatactaATTGGATCAACCGGGTTGAATTAAAACTGTATATcagtatttctctctctttctaggTGCCATATTTCCTGTGTGCAGTGGGGAGAACAAATTAACTTTTCCAGTCAAAGTAAATAAGATGAAACGCTTTTCCATTCTAGAGAAAGcctgcgtctctctctctcgatatatatatatatatatatatatttgtgtgtgttaAATTATTCTATTAAATAATCCAATTACAACGCATAGATGGCTGGCCGTTTgaatcaatttcaaaaatcaaaggTTCACAACTTTCAATAATTTCAactccacatttttttttttaaatgaaagaaacGGTCCTAAGTACATACAGAATCAAATGGACAACTGTCTGCACCAACTTTTCGTTCacgggagaagagagagaagattcTGCCAAACTGTaacaatcaatcaatttgaTCATCACAAGCTAAATTTACAAACTAAGTTTCCAAGGcacaaaatcaaatacacaTGTAGATACAACCTCCatagttgaagaagaagaagaagaagaagaagaagggagaggacAGAGTACTAAAGAGCACccagaaaaacaaaaccttGAAAGAATGATAAATAAGTCTATATGAGATGGGTACGATATGAAGAACAAAGCCAGAAACTACAAAGTAATAACATAATCACAGACAGAACAGAAGTATTTGCAGTTATCTTACAGAAGGCCATAAAGTTGAAGCCATCCTTTCCACGCCATAACGACAGAAACAAAGAGAGGGGTACCGTTTCAGCAAATCTTGCTTCTTCCCTCATGCCTTGGCCGCCTCCTCCGGCTGCTTCTCCACCACCGGAGCTGATTCGGCCGGCgtttcctccttcttctccaccgctatctcttctttcttctcctcctcaaCCACCACAGTGGCGCCTTCTGATTCTGTAACTACGAGTTTTTCTGCCTCAACTGTGACTGCAGTTGCTGATTCTGATTCTGCAGGTGCGGGCGGAGGTGGGGTCTCTACTTCCACATCTTTGGCCGTTTCCTTTGGTTTTTCTTCAACGGGTATGATGATAGACACCTTCTCGAAGACGTAGAAGACAGTGGTAGAGACAAGAACCGGTCCATACTTTGTTGAAGCCTCTGCTGCGTGCTTTGCTCCAGGGAATTCTGATTCAGAAGATGTGGATCGTTTATTACTATTGTCATGACTCTAATACCTTCTTATTTATTGATAATCGATGTTTTGTATTTGATATCATGATGATGGGCATGATATGACCATGGCAAATATTAACTTTGTaggttcagaaaaaaaaattggtgttttgATCATGAGGATAACAATCAGACAGTGGATTAGGATGATGGTGGTCATCGTGAGGTCACTGATAGGGACTTAGAGTTGCTGTCATGTCTTTTAGAAGTCTGATGAtcatgataatgatgatgatgttatAGGATGGCTCttaatgaaaaagatgaaatcatGATGACCATGATATGTTGATGATGTAACTGATTGATTATCATTGAAAATATGAACCTAATACGACTTCAAACTTCGAAGTacaatttcttctctctcctgTAATTACGTACTTGGTTTTGGCACCTCCATTGGCGGTATTGTAGCGAGAGTATAAATCAATATTGGTAATTTAAATAGgcggtgatatatatatatatgaagatacATACCAATCTTGGCTAACTCATCAAGGAACTTTTGAACTAACGCAGAGTGCTTCTTTAGCCCTGAAGATTTCCGCTCCTTCACAACTGTCTGCAAGATTTCACCGGGGTTAAATTCTTATG
This genomic interval carries:
- the LOC116259784 gene encoding plasma membrane-associated cation-binding protein 1-like, producing the protein MSYWKEKVLPTMKKFFDKPNSKKKGAAEANKAFEDLKEEINKEFEEKKGELTPKIVEIYEASAIEIKTVVKERKSSGLKKHSALVQKFLDELAKIEFPGAKHAAEASTKYGPVLVSTTVFYVFEKVSIIIPVEEKPKETAKDVEVETPPPPAPAESESATAVTVEAEKLVVTESEGATVVVEEEKKEEIAVEKKEETPAESAPVVEKQPEEAAKA